One genomic segment of Tubulanus polymorphus chromosome 4, tnTubPoly1.2, whole genome shotgun sequence includes these proteins:
- the LOC141904045 gene encoding solute carrier family 22 member 15-like isoform X2: protein MEDENDRKAVLIDEQEKNQSAKRPTFDDIFKTVGESGPFQWLIFLGFAVLESVGATILVFFILEAGDPGWYCPNIAANATGVAYNLTTDHNATTAQPPPTLVKGVCYLGKPCANFTFDGQYTSTVTEWTLICDRAFISKSITSIFFVGVLIGAVLGGQLSDLFGRKMTLLVVWAVAMIGQTCSGFIPNWPGYAAVRFVTGTAAGIVAVTTVLMSEYLGPKWRTVIAYRLGWSIGPLFLSVAGYFIRDWRKLSLAIGLWTLPFYPIAIVYLPESARWLMQKQRFKEAERWIERMAKLNKKPCPDLSVLERIAEYEDEQRQHRQKYTYLDLFYSKKLALQSLSVMFGWFSCSVISYGIASQMSSFTGVIYYNMIIINVGTLSTRWIAIYVIKWLGRRRGYPLYMGLICLCMAAVLILDILGVDETRLSQTAISLAASIISTGAWAVALLYSTELYPTLMRNVSTGAGNMAARIGNIVAPQIALLESYHVAGPYALYGALALVSVIVLYVVLPETKGRPLPEDFPPRRRRNNWRQAETIELPSS, encoded by the exons ATGGAAGacgaaaatgatagaaaagcCGTGCTCATCGATGAACAGGAGAAGAATCAGTCTGCAAAGCGACCCACATTCGATGATATATTCAAAACTGTCGGCGAATCGGGGCCATTTCAGTGGCTAATCTTTCTTGGATTTGCTGTACTAGAATCAGTCGGAGCGACTATTCTCGTATTCTTTATTTTGGAAGCCGGTGATCCTGGCTGGTACTGCCCGAACATTGCCGCCAACGCAACTGGCGTCGCGTACAACTTGACAACAGACCACAACGCTACTACTGCTCAACCACCGCCGACGCTTGTGAAGGGGGTATGCTATCTTGGAAAACCATGCGCAAACTTTACATTCGACGGACAGTATACATCTACAGTCACTGAG TGGACACTGATTTGTGATCGCGCCttcatatcaaaatcaatcactAGCATATTCTTCGTTGGCGTTCTTATTGGTGCTGTACTCGGCGGGCAGCTGAGTGATTTATTCGGCCGTAAGATGACACTACTGGTCGTCTGGGCGGTGGCAATGATTGGGCAAACTTGCAGCGGATTTATACCCAATTGGCCGGGATATGCGGCAGTCCGATTCGTGACTGGAACCGCGGCAG GTATAGTTGCTGTGACCACGGTATTGATGTCTGAGTACCTAGGTCCAAAATGGAGAACGGTGATCGCTTACAGATTAGGTTGGTCAATTGGGCCACTGTTTCTATCGGTAGCCGGCTATTTTATTCGAGATTGGCGGAAACTGTCCCTGGCAATTGGTCTTTGGACGTTACCGTTTTATCCCATAGCAATCGt ATATCTCCCAGAAAGCGCTCGTTGGTTGATGCAGAAACAGAGATTTAAAGAAGCCGAACGGTGGATCGAAAGAATGGCAAAGTTGAACAAAAAACCATGTCCAGATTTGAGTGTTTTAGAACGTATCGCCGAGTACGAGGACGAACAAAGACAACATCgacaaaaatatacatatctTGATTTATTCTATAGTAAAAAACTAGCTTTGCAAAGTCTTTCTGTAATGTTCGGCTG GTTTTCATGTTCGGTCATATCGTACGGTATAGCATCTCAAATGAGCTCCTTTACTGGAGTTATCTACTACAACATGATCATCATAAATGTCGGCACATTGTCAACGAGATGGATAGCGATATATGTCATCAAATG GTTAGGACGTCGGAGAGGCTACCCGTTGTACATGGGATTGATTTGTTTGTGTATGGCTGCTGTACTTATTCTCGATATTCTCGGCGTGGACGAGACGCGACTTTCTCAAACGGCCATTTCCCTAGCAGCATCAATAATCAGTACTGGAGCCTGGGCTGTCGCCCTGCTTTACTCGACTGAACTCTATCCAACACTAATGAG AAATGTTTCCACTGGTGCCGGCAATATGGCTGCACGGATTGGCAATATAGTAGCCCCACAAATCGCCCTATTA GAAAGCTACCACGTGGCCGGGCCGTACG
- the LOC141904084 gene encoding solute carrier family 22 member 15-like isoform X2, protein MDEENDTEIGFIDGADKFKSENQLTFDDIFKTVGESGPFQWLVFLGFCVLEAAGSSILVFFILDGANPGWNCPGNVGNLSSPDVANLTVNQTVQPLLLKGVCYQGKPCINFTFNEDYTSTITEWTLICDRAFISKSITSIFFVGVLIGAALAGQLSDLFGRKTALLVVWAVAMIGQICSGFSPNWPVYTAIRVITGLASGGLVTVTTVLMSEYLGPKWRTIAICRYGWSIGPLFLSVVGYFIRDWRKLSLAIGLWTSPFYPIAIIFLPESARWLMQKQRFEEAEKWIKRMAKLNKKPCPDLSVLERIAEYEDEQRQHRQKYTYLDLFYSKTLAVQSICVMFGWFSASLIALGRRKSFPFYMGTNFICMAAVLILDILGVDESRLSQTIIALIASITNPGAWAVVVLYSAELYPTLMRNISSGAGNMASRIGSIIGPQIALLGIYQVSVPYAVYGIIALVSCIVLYVVLPETKGRPLPEDFPPRKRRNKPKKETFELPSS, encoded by the exons ATGGATGAAGAAAATGATACTGAAATTGGGTTCATCGATGGCGCTgacaaattcaaatctgaaaatCAACTGACATTTGACGATATATTCAAGACGGTTGGTGAATCAGGACCATTCCAGTGGCTCGTATTTCTAGGATTTTGCGTGTTAGAAGCTGCCGGGTCGTCGATTCTAGTGTTTTTCATCTTAGATGGGGCAAATCCGGGTTGGAACTGCCCGGGAAATGTGGGCAATTTGTCCTCGCCCGACGTGGCCAATTTAACTGTTAATCAAACTGTCCAACCGTTGCTTTTGAAGGGAGTTTGTTATCAGGGAAAACCGTGCATAAACTTTACTTTCAATGAAGATTACACGTCCACAATTACAGAG TGGACGCTGATTTGTGATCGCGCCttcatatcaaaatcaattacTAGTATCTTTTTCGTTGGGGTTCTTATCGGTGCCGCGCTCGCCGGACAGCTGAGTGATTTATTCGGCCGTAAGACGGCGCTGCTGGTCGTCTGGGCAGTTGCTATGATTGGTCAGATTTGCAGCGGCTTTTCACCCAATTGGCCGGTTTATACAGCAATCCGAGTCATCACAGGGCTTGCATcag GAGGCTTAGTTACTGTTACAACGGTACTGATGTCTGAATACCTTGGGCCTAAGTGGAGAACCATAGCTATTTGTAGATACGGTTGGTCAATTGGGCCACTGTTTCTATCGGTAGTCGGCTATTTCATACGAGATTGGCGGAAACTGTCCCTGGCAATTGGTCTGTGGACTTCGCCATTTTATCCCATAGCAATCAT ATTTCTCCCGGAAAGCGCTCGCTGGTTGATGCAGAAACAGAGGTTTGAAGAAGCGGAAAAATGGATCAAAAGAATGGCGAAGTTGAACAAAAAACCATGTCCAGATTTGAGTGTTTTAGAACGTATCGCCGAGTACGAGGACGAACAAAGACAACATCGACAAAAATACACATATCTCGATTTATTCTATAGTAAAACACTTGCCGTTCAAAGTATCTGTGTAATGTTTGGCTG GTTTTCAGCATCACTGATTGC GTTGGGACGACGGAAATCCTTCCCTTTCTACATGGGGactaacttcatatgtatggCTGCTGTACTCATTCTCGACATTCTTGGCGTAGACGAATCGCGGCTTTCTCAAACAATCATCGCTTTGATAGCATCGATAACCAATCCAGGAGCTTGGGCCGTTGTTGTGTTGTACTCTGCTGAACTCTACCCAACGCTCATGAG GAATATATCGTCTGGAGCCGGCAACATGGCTTCGAGAATTGGAAGTATAATTGGCCCACAGATCGCTTTACTT GGGATCTATCAAGTATCGGTACCTTACGCTGTATACGGTATCATTGCGCTTGTCAGTTGCATCGTGCTGTACGTAGTTTTACCAGAGACGAAAGGCCGCCCTCTACCGGAGGATTTCCCTCCTAGAAAACGTCGAAATAAACCTAAAAAGGAAACGTTCGAACTCCCATCTTCCTAG
- the LOC141904045 gene encoding solute carrier family 22 member 15-like isoform X1, whose protein sequence is MEDENDRKAVLIDEQEKNQSAKRPTFDDIFKTVGESGPFQWLIFLGFAVLESVGATILVFFILEAGDPGWYCPNIAANATGVAYNLTTDHNATTAQPPPTLVKGVCYLGKPCANFTFDGQYTSTVTEWTLICDRAFISKSITSIFFVGVLIGAVLGGQLSDLFGRKMTLLVVWAVAMIGQTCSGFIPNWPGYAAVRFVTGTAAGGIVAVTTVLMSEYLGPKWRTVIAYRLGWSIGPLFLSVAGYFIRDWRKLSLAIGLWTLPFYPIAIVYLPESARWLMQKQRFKEAERWIERMAKLNKKPCPDLSVLERIAEYEDEQRQHRQKYTYLDLFYSKKLALQSLSVMFGWFSCSVISYGIASQMSSFTGVIYYNMIIINVGTLSTRWIAIYVIKWLGRRRGYPLYMGLICLCMAAVLILDILGVDETRLSQTAISLAASIISTGAWAVALLYSTELYPTLMRNVSTGAGNMAARIGNIVAPQIALLESYHVAGPYALYGALALVSVIVLYVVLPETKGRPLPEDFPPRRRRNNWRQAETIELPSS, encoded by the exons ATGGAAGacgaaaatgatagaaaagcCGTGCTCATCGATGAACAGGAGAAGAATCAGTCTGCAAAGCGACCCACATTCGATGATATATTCAAAACTGTCGGCGAATCGGGGCCATTTCAGTGGCTAATCTTTCTTGGATTTGCTGTACTAGAATCAGTCGGAGCGACTATTCTCGTATTCTTTATTTTGGAAGCCGGTGATCCTGGCTGGTACTGCCCGAACATTGCCGCCAACGCAACTGGCGTCGCGTACAACTTGACAACAGACCACAACGCTACTACTGCTCAACCACCGCCGACGCTTGTGAAGGGGGTATGCTATCTTGGAAAACCATGCGCAAACTTTACATTCGACGGACAGTATACATCTACAGTCACTGAG TGGACACTGATTTGTGATCGCGCCttcatatcaaaatcaatcactAGCATATTCTTCGTTGGCGTTCTTATTGGTGCTGTACTCGGCGGGCAGCTGAGTGATTTATTCGGCCGTAAGATGACACTACTGGTCGTCTGGGCGGTGGCAATGATTGGGCAAACTTGCAGCGGATTTATACCCAATTGGCCGGGATATGCGGCAGTCCGATTCGTGACTGGAACCGCGGCAG GAGGTATAGTTGCTGTGACCACGGTATTGATGTCTGAGTACCTAGGTCCAAAATGGAGAACGGTGATCGCTTACAGATTAGGTTGGTCAATTGGGCCACTGTTTCTATCGGTAGCCGGCTATTTTATTCGAGATTGGCGGAAACTGTCCCTGGCAATTGGTCTTTGGACGTTACCGTTTTATCCCATAGCAATCGt ATATCTCCCAGAAAGCGCTCGTTGGTTGATGCAGAAACAGAGATTTAAAGAAGCCGAACGGTGGATCGAAAGAATGGCAAAGTTGAACAAAAAACCATGTCCAGATTTGAGTGTTTTAGAACGTATCGCCGAGTACGAGGACGAACAAAGACAACATCgacaaaaatatacatatctTGATTTATTCTATAGTAAAAAACTAGCTTTGCAAAGTCTTTCTGTAATGTTCGGCTG GTTTTCATGTTCGGTCATATCGTACGGTATAGCATCTCAAATGAGCTCCTTTACTGGAGTTATCTACTACAACATGATCATCATAAATGTCGGCACATTGTCAACGAGATGGATAGCGATATATGTCATCAAATG GTTAGGACGTCGGAGAGGCTACCCGTTGTACATGGGATTGATTTGTTTGTGTATGGCTGCTGTACTTATTCTCGATATTCTCGGCGTGGACGAGACGCGACTTTCTCAAACGGCCATTTCCCTAGCAGCATCAATAATCAGTACTGGAGCCTGGGCTGTCGCCCTGCTTTACTCGACTGAACTCTATCCAACACTAATGAG AAATGTTTCCACTGGTGCCGGCAATATGGCTGCACGGATTGGCAATATAGTAGCCCCACAAATCGCCCTATTA GAAAGCTACCACGTGGCCGGGCCGTACG
- the LOC141904084 gene encoding solute carrier family 22 member 15-like isoform X1: MDEENDTEIGFIDGADKFKSENQLTFDDIFKTVGESGPFQWLVFLGFCVLEAAGSSILVFFILDGANPGWNCPGNVGNLSSPDVANLTVNQTVQPLLLKGVCYQGKPCINFTFNEDYTSTITEWTLICDRAFISKSITSIFFVGVLIGAALAGQLSDLFGRKTALLVVWAVAMIGQICSGFSPNWPVYTAIRVITGLASGGLVTVTTVLMSEYLGPKWRTIAICRYGWSIGPLFLSVVGYFIRDWRKLSLAIGLWTSPFYPIAIIFLPESARWLMQKQRFEEAEKWIKRMAKLNKKPCPDLSVLERIAEYEDEQRQHRQKYTYLDLFYSKTLAVQSICVMFGWFSASLIAYGIASQMSSFTGVIYYNLLIMFVGTLSTRWIAMFVIKWLGRRKSFPFYMGTNFICMAAVLILDILGVDESRLSQTIIALIASITNPGAWAVVVLYSAELYPTLMRNISSGAGNMASRIGSIIGPQIALLGIYQVSVPYAVYGIIALVSCIVLYVVLPETKGRPLPEDFPPRKRRNKPKKETFELPSS; encoded by the exons ATGGATGAAGAAAATGATACTGAAATTGGGTTCATCGATGGCGCTgacaaattcaaatctgaaaatCAACTGACATTTGACGATATATTCAAGACGGTTGGTGAATCAGGACCATTCCAGTGGCTCGTATTTCTAGGATTTTGCGTGTTAGAAGCTGCCGGGTCGTCGATTCTAGTGTTTTTCATCTTAGATGGGGCAAATCCGGGTTGGAACTGCCCGGGAAATGTGGGCAATTTGTCCTCGCCCGACGTGGCCAATTTAACTGTTAATCAAACTGTCCAACCGTTGCTTTTGAAGGGAGTTTGTTATCAGGGAAAACCGTGCATAAACTTTACTTTCAATGAAGATTACACGTCCACAATTACAGAG TGGACGCTGATTTGTGATCGCGCCttcatatcaaaatcaattacTAGTATCTTTTTCGTTGGGGTTCTTATCGGTGCCGCGCTCGCCGGACAGCTGAGTGATTTATTCGGCCGTAAGACGGCGCTGCTGGTCGTCTGGGCAGTTGCTATGATTGGTCAGATTTGCAGCGGCTTTTCACCCAATTGGCCGGTTTATACAGCAATCCGAGTCATCACAGGGCTTGCATcag GAGGCTTAGTTACTGTTACAACGGTACTGATGTCTGAATACCTTGGGCCTAAGTGGAGAACCATAGCTATTTGTAGATACGGTTGGTCAATTGGGCCACTGTTTCTATCGGTAGTCGGCTATTTCATACGAGATTGGCGGAAACTGTCCCTGGCAATTGGTCTGTGGACTTCGCCATTTTATCCCATAGCAATCAT ATTTCTCCCGGAAAGCGCTCGCTGGTTGATGCAGAAACAGAGGTTTGAAGAAGCGGAAAAATGGATCAAAAGAATGGCGAAGTTGAACAAAAAACCATGTCCAGATTTGAGTGTTTTAGAACGTATCGCCGAGTACGAGGACGAACAAAGACAACATCGACAAAAATACACATATCTCGATTTATTCTATAGTAAAACACTTGCCGTTCAAAGTATCTGTGTAATGTTTGGCTG GTTTTCAGCATCACTGATTGCGTACGGTATAGCATCTCAGATGAGTTCATTTACTGGTGTTATCTATTACAATTTACTTATTATGTTCGTCGGCACATTGTCGACGAGGTGGATCGCGATGTTCGTCATCAAATG GTTGGGACGACGGAAATCCTTCCCTTTCTACATGGGGactaacttcatatgtatggCTGCTGTACTCATTCTCGACATTCTTGGCGTAGACGAATCGCGGCTTTCTCAAACAATCATCGCTTTGATAGCATCGATAACCAATCCAGGAGCTTGGGCCGTTGTTGTGTTGTACTCTGCTGAACTCTACCCAACGCTCATGAG GAATATATCGTCTGGAGCCGGCAACATGGCTTCGAGAATTGGAAGTATAATTGGCCCACAGATCGCTTTACTT GGGATCTATCAAGTATCGGTACCTTACGCTGTATACGGTATCATTGCGCTTGTCAGTTGCATCGTGCTGTACGTAGTTTTACCAGAGACGAAAGGCCGCCCTCTACCGGAGGATTTCCCTCCTAGAAAACGTCGAAATAAACCTAAAAAGGAAACGTTCGAACTCCCATCTTCCTAG